One window of the Notolabrus celidotus isolate fNotCel1 chromosome 23, fNotCel1.pri, whole genome shotgun sequence genome contains the following:
- the si:ch73-335l21.2 gene encoding E3 ubiquitin-protein ligase RNF152 — MTEDVVPAPQQGDPAAMAPVPSTTPGEPMDVECPICYQEYNQYNKCPRMLECLHVFCSECLQRIQLCPSDPADPHSPAAIPCPLCRHLTPLEAGDALSLPCNSRILSRLPPGAFRMPVTMSARLATVTQRVVLSLEGDSRDTRFIILPTVSLRVQQMHPDRPYGTAPGLMGEEEVIQQSKKTLFCVQLLAVVFWVLFVITCVVGVVFGPHFLNRKL; from the coding sequence ATGACAGAGGATGTTGTCCCAGCTCCCCAGCAGGGAGACCCAGCTGCAATGGCACCCGTCCCTAGCACCACCCCTGGGGAACCCATGGATGTGGAGTGTCCCATCTGCTACCAGGAGTACAACCAGTACAACAAATGCCCCAGAATGCTGGAGTGCCTCCATGTTTTCTGTTCTGAGTGCCTCCAGAGGATCCAGCTCTGCCCCTCTGACCCCGCTGACCCCCACAGCCCAGCCGCCATCCCTTGCCCGCTCTGCCGCCACCTCACCCCTCTGGAAGCCGGGGACGCCCTCTCTTTACCCTGCAACTCCCGCATCCTCTCCAGGCTGCCCCCCGGAGCCTTCCGCATGCCTGTAACCATGTCAGCTCGCCTGGCAACCGTCACCCAGAGAGTGGTGTTGTCCCTGGAGGGCGACAGCAGGGACACCCGCTTCATCATCCTGCCCACTGTCAGCCTGCGGGTTCAGCAGATGCACCCGGACCGGCCGTACGGCACGGCACCGGGCCTGATGGGAGAAGAGGAAGTCATACAGCAGAGCAAGAAGACGCTGTTCTGTGTGCAGCTGCTGGCGGTCGTTTTCTGGGTGCTGTTTGTGATCACATGCGTGGTCGGGGTTGTGTTTGGGCCACATTTCTTaaacagaaaactttaa